The proteins below come from a single Candidatus Polarisedimenticolia bacterium genomic window:
- a CDS encoding STAS domain-containing protein, whose product MIVAYNMSEWRAFLKLFRSPRGDVLVLMSTFLLTVLIDLTVAIQVGVILASFLFLKRMSEETRVSVITENLGDHEEEETRDISRLEVPPEVEVFEIYGSLFFGAMDRFRDAIRRIEKRPKALILRMRHVPSVDATGLQSMEELLHDCRRHHVALVLSAVSPRTLETMRRAGFVERLGEENLAPDIFKALERVQSLLAGDPSEGGIAGPREFSTGSSH is encoded by the coding sequence GTGATCGTCGCCTACAACATGAGCGAGTGGCGTGCCTTCCTGAAGCTGTTCCGCAGCCCCCGCGGCGATGTCCTGGTCCTGATGTCCACCTTCCTGCTGACCGTCTTGATCGATCTCACCGTGGCGATTCAGGTGGGCGTCATCCTGGCCTCTTTCCTCTTCCTGAAGCGGATGTCGGAGGAGACGCGGGTGAGCGTCATCACCGAGAACCTGGGAGATCACGAGGAAGAGGAGACGCGCGACATCTCGCGCCTTGAGGTTCCTCCCGAGGTCGAGGTCTTCGAGATCTACGGCTCGCTCTTCTTCGGCGCCATGGATCGGTTCCGCGACGCCATTCGCCGGATCGAGAAGCGCCCCAAGGCGCTCATCCTGAGGATGCGGCACGTCCCCTCAGTCGACGCCACCGGGCTGCAGAGCATGGAAGAGCTGCTGCACGATTGTCGCCGCCACCACGTCGCCCTGGTCCTGTCGGCGGTTTCCCCCAGGACGCTGGAAACCATGCGGCGCGCCGGCTTCGTCGAGCGGCTGGGAGAGGAGAACCTGGCGCCCGACATCTTCAAGGCCCTGGAGCGCGTCCAGTCGCTGCTTGCCGGAGACCCCTCGGAAGGCGGTATTGCAGGGCCCCGCGAGTTTTCGACGGGGTCAAGCCACTGA
- the nuoB gene encoding NADH-quinone oxidoreductase subunit NuoB: MAMPENVRGRPVIDTGRCPDGCRACADACPTDAILVDGGPGSARIDLGRCVFCRDCVEGCPEGAITYGRDHRMASRTREDLALSEGVKLAAALERKMLKLLGRSLKLRHVSAGDCSACTAELQALGNVVFDLARFGVQFVASPRHADGLVVTGPVTQNMRLALEKTWKAVASPRLVIAVGACAISGGPFRGLSAVHDGVESVVPVDLFVPGCPPHPLTLLDGLLRLLGRIEDSPR, encoded by the coding sequence ATGGCGATGCCGGAAAACGTCCGCGGGCGTCCGGTGATCGACACGGGCCGCTGCCCCGACGGCTGCCGGGCCTGTGCCGACGCCTGCCCGACAGATGCGATCCTCGTCGATGGGGGCCCCGGCTCCGCCCGCATCGATCTGGGACGATGCGTCTTCTGCCGGGACTGCGTGGAAGGCTGTCCGGAGGGCGCCATCACCTACGGTCGCGACCACCGCATGGCGTCGCGCACCCGGGAGGATCTGGCGCTCTCCGAGGGCGTGAAGCTCGCCGCCGCGCTGGAGCGCAAGATGCTGAAGCTTCTCGGGCGCTCTCTCAAGCTGCGCCACGTCTCGGCTGGCGACTGCAGCGCCTGCACGGCCGAGCTTCAGGCGCTCGGCAACGTGGTGTTCGATCTCGCCCGATTCGGAGTCCAGTTCGTCGCCTCCCCCCGCCACGCCGATGGCCTGGTGGTCACGGGACCGGTCACGCAGAACATGCGGCTGGCCCTCGAGAAGACCTGGAAGGCAGTCGCGTCGCCTCGCCTCGTCATCGCGGTCGGGGCGTGCGCCATCAGCGGAGGTCCCTTCCGCGGCCTCTCCGCGGTGCACGACGGGGTCGAGAGCGTCGTGCCGGTGGACCTGTTCGTGCCCGGCTGCCCGCCGCACCCCCTGACGCTCCTCGACGGACTCCTGCGCCTGCTCGGACGCATCGAAGACAGCCCCCGCTGA